One Aneurinibacillus migulanus genomic region harbors:
- a CDS encoding extracellular catalytic domain type 1 short-chain-length polyhydroxyalkanoate depolymerase has translation MKKIDTEMEARAEIERMKILFWVENIIDCRDINHTLNKESLGLEDGVAMSNFLKYTYEGFTYKLYVPSGYKAGSNVPLLVMLHGCKQDPDDFAAGTRMNDLAERENLIVLYPAMSHLFNPFDPAKSNPQGCWNWFLDYNQHRREGHPKVIKGMVDDVKCNYSIDSNKVYAAGLSAGAAMASILGVTYPDVFSGIGICSGLAYDAVDVFIPADPTAQTAKYVMIQGTRDPYDCGNKAFFEMGKFKKKMPVIVFHGICDTTVHPINGQQVIIQWAQTNFLVEGGRGKAEVTPALVKADIVNGRSYSQHVYNDKRGAPLMELWMIDRMGHAWSGGSSSGSYTDPLGPDTTAILWRFFARYH, from the coding sequence ATGAAGAAAATAGATACAGAAATGGAAGCAAGAGCTGAAATTGAAAGAATGAAAATATTGTTTTGGGTCGAAAATATAATCGATTGTAGGGATATTAATCATACTCTGAATAAAGAATCTTTAGGTTTAGAGGATGGTGTAGCTATGAGTAACTTTTTGAAATATACATATGAGGGATTTACATACAAACTTTATGTACCAAGCGGATACAAAGCAGGGAGCAATGTACCGCTGCTGGTCATGCTTCATGGTTGTAAACAGGACCCAGATGATTTTGCCGCTGGAACAAGAATGAATGATCTAGCTGAACGAGAAAATCTTATTGTACTTTACCCTGCGATGAGCCACCTGTTTAATCCTTTTGATCCAGCTAAGTCTAATCCTCAAGGATGCTGGAACTGGTTTTTAGATTACAATCAGCATCGGCGAGAGGGGCATCCAAAGGTAATTAAAGGAATGGTTGATGATGTCAAATGCAATTATAGCATTGACTCAAATAAGGTGTATGCTGCTGGCTTATCTGCGGGTGCAGCGATGGCTTCCATTCTAGGTGTTACCTATCCTGATGTCTTTAGTGGAATTGGAATATGTTCTGGACTAGCGTATGATGCGGTAGATGTTTTTATCCCAGCCGATCCAACGGCTCAAACTGCTAAATATGTGATGATCCAAGGCACACGAGATCCATACGATTGTGGGAATAAGGCCTTTTTTGAAATGGGAAAATTCAAAAAAAAGATGCCTGTTATTGTTTTTCATGGTATCTGCGATACCACTGTACATCCGATTAATGGTCAACAGGTTATCATACAATGGGCTCAAACGAATTTTCTCGTGGAGGGGGGCAGAGGCAAAGCAGAGGTTACACCTGCCCTTGTAAAGGCAGATATCGTAAATGGAAGAAGCTATAGCCAACATGTGTATAATGATAAGCGTGGAGCTCCACTCATGGAGCTTTGGATGATCGATAGAATGGGACATGCATGGTCTGGCGGAAGTTCAAGTGGTTCTTATACCGATCCACTGGGTCCAGATACAACAGCTATATTATGGAGGTTCTTTGCGAGGTATCATTAA